One Mycolicibacter sp. MU0083 DNA window includes the following coding sequences:
- the ppk2 gene encoding polyphosphate kinase 2, whose protein sequence is MSDNEFKAAAKRLAEDVYEKELLRLQSEFVKLQEWVRETGTRVVVIFEGRDAAGKGGVIKRITEYLSPRSVRVVALPAPTERERGEWYFQRYVAHLPSRGEITLFDRSWYNRAGVEKVMGFCTPEEHAQFLKQAPVFEQLLIDDGILLRKYWFSVSQDEQLRRFRKRRNDPLRQWKLSPMDIEALRRWDDYSQARDEMMAHTDTASSPWYLVESEVKTHARLNMMAHLLESIPYRDVERKKVDLPKKPIVTGFYERPDRSLFRYVDDYAATLLDDE, encoded by the coding sequence GTGAGCGACAACGAATTCAAGGCCGCGGCAAAGCGGCTCGCCGAGGACGTGTACGAGAAGGAATTGCTCCGGCTGCAAAGCGAATTCGTCAAGCTGCAGGAATGGGTCCGTGAGACCGGGACCCGCGTGGTGGTGATCTTCGAAGGACGCGACGCCGCGGGCAAGGGCGGGGTCATCAAGCGCATCACCGAATATCTGAGTCCGCGCAGCGTGCGGGTCGTGGCGTTGCCGGCGCCCACCGAACGCGAACGCGGGGAGTGGTACTTCCAGCGTTACGTCGCGCACCTGCCCAGCCGCGGTGAGATCACCCTGTTCGACCGGTCCTGGTACAACCGGGCCGGGGTGGAGAAGGTGATGGGGTTCTGCACCCCCGAAGAGCATGCCCAGTTCCTCAAGCAGGCGCCGGTATTCGAACAGTTGCTGATCGACGACGGAATCCTGCTGCGCAAGTATTGGTTCTCGGTCTCCCAGGACGAGCAACTGCGGCGGTTCCGCAAACGGCGCAACGACCCGCTGCGGCAGTGGAAGCTGTCCCCGATGGACATCGAGGCACTGCGCCGGTGGGACGACTACTCACAGGCCCGCGACGAGATGATGGCCCACACCGACACCGCCTCCAGCCCGTGGTACCTGGTCGAGTCGGAGGTCAAGACCCACGCACGGCTGAACATGATGGCGCACCTGCTGGAGTCGATTCCCTATCGCGACGTGGAGCGCAAGAAGGTGGATCTGCCGAAGAAACCCATCGTCACCGGTTTCTACGAACGTCCGGACCGCTCACTGTTCCGGTACGTCGACGACTACGCCGCCACCCTGCTGGACGACGAGTGA
- a CDS encoding WS/DGAT/MGAT family O-acyltransferase, with protein MVSRLSASEASFYQLENSTTPMYVQSLFILRNPRGGLSYEKLLETIERRLPQIPRYRQTIREVTMNLARPVWVDDREFDITYHVRHLAVPSPGSDRQLHELIARLGQQPLDRSRPLWAAYLIEGLADNRVALYIKSHQALVNGMAAPAMGHVLVDRSQRPPPFDEDIWVPRDEPGAVELVFGALGDWLAAPRTQLRAVGSTVGSPLAWAGRKAVGTARAVIRGTAPRSPLNTHVSQNRLFTVAQGSLEDYRTVRARYDCAINDVVLAVITGALRNWLLSRGEPVGSTRTVRALAPLSVYSDHEVDSAGQPIGAVTPFLVDLPVGEPNPVVRLSQIAYATESHPTPTGLVDARTILTMAGFAPPTLHAMGVRVATAYAGFSGRVFNLLITNAPGAQRQLYVCGAKLLATYSVPPLLPNKALTIGVTSYNGTLYYGVNADRKAMSDVGMVSALLDEALAELLEAAQ; from the coding sequence ATGGTGAGCAGGCTGTCGGCGTCGGAGGCCTCGTTCTATCAGTTGGAGAACTCCACCACACCGATGTATGTGCAGTCCCTGTTCATACTGCGCAATCCCCGCGGCGGCCTGAGCTACGAGAAACTGCTGGAAACCATCGAACGACGGCTGCCGCAGATCCCGCGCTACCGGCAGACGATCCGCGAAGTCACGATGAACCTGGCCCGCCCGGTCTGGGTCGACGACCGCGAGTTCGACATCACCTATCACGTGCGTCATCTCGCGGTGCCCTCGCCGGGCAGTGACCGGCAGTTGCACGAACTGATCGCGCGTCTCGGCCAACAACCGCTGGACCGGTCGCGACCGCTGTGGGCCGCCTACCTGATCGAGGGGCTGGCCGACAACCGGGTCGCCCTCTACATCAAGTCGCATCAGGCTCTGGTCAACGGCATGGCTGCACCGGCCATGGGACACGTCCTGGTGGACCGCAGCCAGCGCCCCCCGCCGTTCGACGAGGACATCTGGGTGCCGCGGGATGAACCCGGTGCCGTCGAGCTGGTCTTCGGCGCGCTGGGGGACTGGCTGGCGGCCCCGCGGACCCAGTTGCGGGCGGTGGGGTCGACGGTCGGCAGTCCGCTGGCCTGGGCCGGCCGCAAAGCCGTCGGCACGGCCCGTGCGGTGATCCGCGGCACGGCGCCGCGCAGCCCGCTCAACACCCATGTGTCGCAGAACCGACTCTTCACGGTGGCGCAGGGCTCGCTGGAGGACTACCGCACGGTGCGGGCCCGCTACGACTGTGCCATCAACGACGTCGTGCTGGCGGTGATCACCGGTGCCCTGCGGAACTGGTTGCTCTCGCGCGGCGAACCGGTCGGATCCACCCGTACGGTGCGGGCCCTGGCGCCGTTGTCGGTGTACTCCGACCACGAAGTCGATTCGGCGGGGCAGCCCATCGGCGCGGTGACACCGTTCTTGGTGGATCTTCCGGTCGGAGAACCCAATCCGGTGGTCCGGCTCTCGCAGATCGCCTACGCCACCGAATCGCATCCCACCCCGACCGGGTTGGTGGACGCCCGGACCATCCTGACGATGGCGGGCTTCGCCCCGCCGACGTTGCATGCCATGGGCGTACGGGTCGCGACCGCCTACGCCGGGTTCTCCGGGCGGGTGTTCAACCTGCTGATCACCAATGCGCCGGGCGCCCAGCGGCAACTGTATGTCTGCGGTGCGAAGCTGCTCGCGACCTACAGTGTGCCCCCGTTGCTGCCCAACAAGGCGTTGACGATCGGGGTGACGTCCTACAACGGCACGCTCTATTACGGCGTCAATGCCGACCGCAAGGCGATGAGTGACGTAGGAATGGTTTCGGCACTGCTGGATGAGGCCTTGGCCGAACTACTGGAGGCGGCACAGTGA
- the hpf gene encoding ribosome hibernation-promoting factor, HPF/YfiA family — protein MANQFVETSAASAELDDNADGPNAEIVVKGRHVEIPDHFRVYVSQKLARLERLDRSIRLFDVELKHANNRRQRKSCQQIDITAHGRGPVVRGEARADSFYAAFEAALDRLEGRLRRDKGRRSVSYGDKTPLSVAEATGMVDADILAAAFNRDGTAEPDHREAAGDHEAHDHGPGQIVRTKEHSATPMSVDDALYEMELVGHDFFLFQDKETDQPSVVYRRHAYDYGLIRLV, from the coding sequence ATGGCAAATCAATTTGTGGAAACCAGCGCAGCGTCGGCGGAGCTGGACGACAACGCCGACGGGCCGAACGCCGAGATCGTGGTCAAAGGCCGCCATGTCGAGATTCCGGACCATTTCCGGGTTTACGTTTCGCAGAAGCTGGCACGGCTGGAGCGATTGGATCGCTCGATACGCCTGTTCGACGTCGAACTCAAGCATGCGAACAATCGCCGTCAGCGAAAGTCCTGCCAACAGATCGACATCACCGCGCACGGACGCGGACCGGTGGTCCGAGGTGAGGCCCGTGCCGACAGTTTCTATGCCGCGTTCGAGGCTGCGCTCGACCGCCTGGAGGGCCGGCTGCGCCGGGACAAGGGCCGCCGCAGCGTCTCCTACGGCGACAAGACCCCGCTGTCGGTGGCCGAGGCCACCGGCATGGTCGACGCCGATATCCTGGCTGCCGCGTTCAACCGGGACGGCACGGCCGAGCCGGACCACCGTGAAGCGGCCGGCGACCACGAGGCGCACGACCACGGGCCGGGCCAGATCGTCCGCACCAAGGAGCACAGCGCCACGCCGATGTCCGTCGACGACGCGCTCTATGAGATGGAGCTCGTCGGCCACGACTTCTTCTTGTTCCAGGACAAGGAGACCGACCAGCCGTCGGTGGTCTATCGCCGGCACGCCTATGACTACGGGCTGATCCGTTTGGTCTGA
- a CDS encoding ComF family protein encodes MLDAVLPLQCGGCGAPGTRWCAVCAAQLAVGPDGPRLVSPRLDPQVPVFALGRYAGARRQAIVAVKERGRSDLIVPLAATVGTALQRLVCWRMLELPLTLVPAPTRRSAARRRGGDPITRMAAAVAARHRGMAVAPVLRMRAFARDSVGLGSGARERNVAGRVVLRRRGLSDPVMAAGDVVLIDDVVTTGATLSESVRVLRRAGLPVTGAVVIASV; translated from the coding sequence ATGCTCGACGCGGTGCTGCCCCTGCAGTGCGGGGGCTGCGGTGCCCCCGGCACCCGATGGTGCGCCGTGTGCGCGGCCCAGCTGGCCGTCGGGCCGGACGGGCCGAGGTTGGTCAGCCCGCGGCTGGATCCGCAGGTTCCGGTGTTCGCGCTGGGGCGTTACGCCGGAGCGCGACGCCAGGCGATCGTCGCGGTCAAGGAGCGGGGGCGCAGCGACCTGATCGTTCCACTGGCGGCGACCGTAGGCACCGCGCTGCAGCGACTGGTGTGCTGGCGGATGCTGGAACTCCCGCTGACCCTGGTGCCGGCCCCGACACGTCGCAGCGCCGCGCGCCGCCGCGGTGGTGATCCGATCACGCGGATGGCCGCCGCCGTGGCCGCCCGCCATCGCGGGATGGCGGTGGCGCCGGTACTGCGCATGCGGGCGTTCGCGCGTGACTCGGTCGGGCTGGGCAGCGGTGCCCGGGAACGCAACGTCGCCGGGCGCGTCGTGCTGCGCCGGCGCGGATTGAGCGATCCGGTCATGGCCGCGGGCGACGTCGTGCTCATCGACGACGTCGTCACCACCGGTGCCACGCTCTCGGAGTCGGTCCGGGTGCTGCGTCGTGCCGGTTTGCCGGTAACCGGAGCGGTTGTGATCGCATCGGTATGA
- a CDS encoding SDR family NAD(P)-dependent oxidoreductase, with the protein MSRYADRRVLITGGGSGIGQACVLRILEEGGRVVAADISADGLGDTVTKAGELADRLSTVVVDIGDEDSVRAGVARAVDVLGGLDTLVNAAGILRSAHLAETTLADFEQVLRINLVGTFLVTREAIAALREGKNPAVVNFSSTSAHFAHPYMSAYAASKGGVLSMTHAWAMEFARAGIRFNSVQPGSISSGMTDGSGASRQSIGPGLPEDVDFTLFGKVAPMLPLDGGAIFANPDAVAGVVAMLGSDDAYFITGTEVRIDGGSHM; encoded by the coding sequence CTGTCCCGCTACGCCGATCGCCGCGTACTGATCACCGGCGGCGGGTCGGGTATCGGCCAGGCCTGCGTGCTGCGGATCCTCGAGGAGGGTGGCCGGGTGGTTGCCGCCGACATCAGCGCGGACGGCCTGGGCGACACGGTCACCAAGGCCGGTGAGCTGGCCGACCGCCTGTCGACGGTCGTCGTCGACATCGGCGACGAAGACTCGGTCCGCGCGGGCGTGGCCCGGGCCGTCGACGTGCTGGGTGGGCTGGACACCCTGGTCAACGCCGCCGGAATCCTGCGGTCCGCGCACCTGGCCGAGACCACCCTCGCCGACTTCGAGCAGGTGCTGCGCATCAACCTGGTCGGCACCTTCCTCGTCACGCGAGAGGCCATCGCGGCACTGCGCGAGGGCAAAAACCCCGCGGTGGTGAACTTCAGCTCGACCTCGGCGCACTTCGCCCACCCGTACATGTCGGCCTATGCGGCCTCCAAAGGCGGGGTGCTGTCGATGACCCACGCCTGGGCGATGGAGTTCGCCCGCGCGGGCATCCGATTCAATTCGGTTCAGCCCGGCTCCATCTCTTCGGGGATGACCGATGGCTCGGGCGCCTCGCGGCAGAGCATCGGCCCCGGGCTCCCCGAGGACGTGGACTTCACCCTGTTCGGCAAGGTCGCTCCGATGCTGCCGCTGGACGGGGGCGCGATCTTCGCCAACCCGGATGCGGTGGCCGGTGTGGTCGCCATGCTGGGCAGTGACGACGCGTACTTCATCACCGGCACCGAGGTCCGGATCGACGGTGGCTCTCACATGTAG
- a CDS encoding carboxymuconolactone decarboxylase family protein has translation MPRLREIPRAEVTDERILYFYDRLFGADVDPAAPAAPGVTRTIHGTPGDWWTVFAQAPRVFSHAVQGFALYRNASLDPLLRELGQARAGYARGSQFVFSQHCKQMRSLGMAERKIAALPSWQVADVFSGIERAVLAYTDALVYDGGRVPDEVFEVLKAHLSDREIMELTYITCMYDMHATICRALRLEFDDRPEPIAEVQTPDGGAATDLSADLAGE, from the coding sequence ATGCCCCGACTCCGCGAGATCCCACGCGCCGAAGTGACCGATGAGCGAATCCTGTACTTCTACGACCGGCTGTTCGGGGCCGACGTGGACCCGGCGGCACCGGCGGCCCCCGGCGTCACCCGCACCATCCACGGCACGCCGGGGGACTGGTGGACGGTGTTCGCCCAGGCTCCCCGGGTGTTCTCCCACGCCGTTCAGGGGTTCGCGCTGTACCGCAACGCCTCGCTGGATCCGCTGCTGCGCGAACTCGGACAGGCCCGGGCCGGCTATGCGCGCGGCAGTCAGTTCGTCTTCTCCCAGCACTGCAAACAGATGCGTTCGCTGGGCATGGCCGAGCGCAAGATCGCGGCGCTGCCGTCCTGGCAGGTCGCCGATGTCTTCTCCGGGATCGAGCGCGCCGTGCTCGCCTACACCGACGCCCTGGTCTACGACGGCGGCCGAGTGCCCGACGAGGTGTTCGAGGTGCTCAAGGCACACCTGTCCGACCGCGAGATCATGGAGCTGACCTACATCACCTGCATGTATGACATGCATGCCACGATCTGCCGGGCGCTTCGCCTGGAATTCGACGACCGCCCCGAACCCATCGCAGAGGTCCAGACGCCCGACGGCGGCGCTGCCACCGACCTGTCGGCGGACCTCGCGGGCGAATAG
- a CDS encoding Rv3235 family protein: MSTVPAPPRSPAVAPVIDYEPPARATVARRTAHAPASSRSARPRRGHPPGVRPGPPPRDATPASVHAAARFCDAALRRVLEVVDQRRPAAHLYPLLAAGLADSVLAARPAAPPGRVEPAILQRVRVQSVDSAETTRAMEVFGTYRRGRRTHALACRIESVTGTGNGLAWQIVALHIG, encoded by the coding sequence GTGTCCACCGTCCCCGCCCCGCCCCGGAGTCCGGCCGTCGCACCGGTGATCGACTACGAACCGCCCGCGCGGGCGACCGTCGCGCGGCGCACCGCGCACGCACCGGCATCGTCACGCTCCGCCCGGCCGCGCCGCGGGCATCCACCGGGAGTCCGGCCCGGCCCGCCTCCCCGCGATGCGACACCCGCCTCGGTGCATGCAGCGGCACGGTTCTGCGACGCGGCACTGCGACGGGTTCTGGAAGTCGTGGATCAGCGTCGGCCGGCAGCGCATCTGTACCCACTGCTCGCCGCCGGTCTCGCCGACTCGGTGCTGGCGGCACGTCCGGCGGCACCACCCGGCCGGGTCGAACCGGCCATCCTGCAGCGAGTGCGGGTGCAGTCGGTCGATTCGGCCGAAACAACCCGTGCGATGGAGGTTTTCGGCACCTACCGACGCGGTCGGCGCACCCACGCACTGGCCTGCCGGATCGAATCGGTCACCGGAACCGGCAACGGTCTCGCCTGGCAGATCGTCGCCCTGCACATCGGCTGA
- the secA gene encoding preprotein translocase subunit SecA — protein sequence MLSKLLRFGEGRMVKRLRKVADYIDTLAEGVEALTDEELRAKTDEFRSRHQAGESLDDLLPEAFAVAREAAWRVLSQRPFHVQLMGGAALHYGNVAEMKTGEGKTLTCVLPAYLNAISGKGVHVVTVNDYLAKRDSEWMGRVHRFLGLEVGVILSHLTPDERRVAYNADVTYGTNNEFGFDYLRDNMAHSLDQLVQRPHNFAIVDEVDSILIDEARTPLIISGPADGSSHWYTEFARIVPLMEKDVHYEVDLRKRTIGVHEVGVEFVEDQLGIENLYEAANSPLVSYLNNALKAKELFNRDKDYIVRNGEVFIVDEFTGRVLVGRRYNEGMHQAIEAKERVEIKAENQTLATITLQNYFRLYEKLAGMTGTAETEAAELHEIYKLGVVPIPTNRPMARIDQIDLIYKTEEAKFLAVVDDVAERYEKGQPVLIGTTSVERSEYLSKQLTKRRVPHNVLNAKQHEREAHIIAEAGRRGAVTVATNMAGRGTDIVLGGNVDFLADQRLRSQGLDPVETPEEYEAAWDATLSEIKASAAAEAEEVMEAGGLYVLGTERHESRRIDNQLRGRSGRQGDPGESRFYLSLGDELMRRFNGAALESLLTRLNLPEDVPIEAKMVTRAIKSAQTQVEQQNFEIRKNVLKYDEVMNQQRKVIYAERRRILDGENLAEQAHDMLVDVITAYVDGATGEGYAEDWDLEQLWTALKTLYPVGIDYHELLHADDIGEADDLTREELLEALLADAEKAYAAREAKVDETAGAGAMRELERGVLLSVLDRKWREHLYEMDYLKEGIGLRAMAQRDPLVEYQREGFDMFRGMLDGLKEESVGFLFNVAVESVPKQTVAPMDAPEGLAEFGLRAKGIDGANGANGADGAAGLTYSGPDEDGSAQVRRNRDLQAAAPGTRRERREAARREGRGSRLPKTPRKG from the coding sequence GTGCTGTCCAAGTTGCTGCGTTTTGGTGAAGGCCGCATGGTCAAACGGCTCAGGAAAGTCGCCGACTACATCGACACCCTCGCCGAGGGCGTGGAGGCGCTCACCGACGAGGAGTTGCGGGCCAAGACCGACGAGTTCCGGTCGCGCCACCAAGCCGGCGAATCCCTCGACGACCTGCTGCCCGAAGCGTTCGCGGTGGCCCGCGAAGCGGCCTGGCGGGTGCTGAGCCAGCGGCCCTTCCATGTGCAGTTGATGGGTGGTGCGGCGCTGCACTACGGCAACGTCGCCGAGATGAAGACCGGTGAGGGCAAGACCCTGACCTGTGTGTTGCCGGCCTATCTCAATGCGATCTCCGGCAAGGGCGTGCACGTCGTCACCGTCAACGACTACCTGGCCAAGCGCGACAGCGAGTGGATGGGGCGCGTGCACCGGTTCCTCGGCCTGGAGGTCGGGGTGATCCTGTCGCATCTGACTCCCGACGAGCGTCGCGTCGCCTACAACGCCGACGTCACCTACGGCACCAACAACGAGTTCGGCTTCGACTACCTGCGCGACAACATGGCGCATTCGCTCGACCAGTTGGTGCAGCGACCGCACAACTTCGCCATCGTCGACGAGGTCGACTCGATCCTGATCGACGAGGCCCGCACCCCGCTGATCATCTCCGGGCCGGCCGACGGCAGCTCCCACTGGTACACCGAGTTCGCCCGGATCGTGCCGCTGATGGAGAAGGACGTCCACTACGAGGTGGACCTGCGTAAGCGCACCATCGGTGTGCACGAGGTCGGGGTGGAGTTCGTCGAGGACCAGCTCGGCATCGAGAACCTCTACGAGGCCGCCAACTCCCCGCTGGTCAGTTACCTCAACAACGCGTTGAAGGCCAAGGAGCTGTTCAACCGCGACAAGGACTACATCGTCCGCAACGGCGAGGTATTCATCGTCGACGAGTTCACCGGCCGCGTGCTGGTCGGGCGGCGTTACAACGAAGGTATGCACCAGGCCATCGAGGCCAAGGAACGGGTGGAGATCAAGGCCGAGAACCAGACGCTGGCCACCATCACCCTGCAGAACTACTTCCGGCTCTACGAGAAGCTCGCCGGTATGACCGGTACCGCCGAGACCGAGGCGGCCGAGCTGCACGAGATCTACAAGCTCGGTGTGGTGCCCATCCCGACCAACCGGCCGATGGCCCGCATCGACCAGATCGACCTCATCTACAAGACCGAAGAGGCCAAGTTCCTCGCCGTCGTCGACGACGTCGCCGAACGCTACGAAAAGGGCCAACCGGTGCTGATCGGTACCACCAGCGTGGAGCGCTCGGAGTACCTGTCCAAGCAGCTCACCAAGCGTCGGGTCCCGCACAACGTGCTCAACGCCAAGCAGCACGAGCGTGAGGCCCACATCATCGCCGAAGCGGGCCGGCGCGGCGCGGTCACGGTCGCGACCAACATGGCCGGCCGCGGTACCGACATCGTGCTCGGCGGCAACGTCGACTTCCTGGCCGACCAGCGGCTGCGCAGCCAGGGACTGGACCCGGTGGAGACCCCCGAGGAGTACGAGGCCGCCTGGGACGCCACGCTGAGCGAGATCAAGGCATCCGCCGCCGCCGAGGCCGAAGAAGTGATGGAGGCCGGCGGCCTCTACGTGCTGGGTACCGAGCGGCACGAGTCGCGGCGTATCGACAACCAGCTTCGTGGCCGGTCCGGCCGCCAGGGTGACCCGGGCGAATCCCGGTTCTACCTGTCGCTGGGCGACGAGCTGATGCGGCGGTTCAACGGTGCGGCGCTGGAGTCGCTGCTGACCCGGCTGAATCTGCCCGAGGACGTGCCGATCGAGGCCAAGATGGTCACCCGGGCGATCAAGAGCGCCCAGACGCAGGTCGAGCAGCAGAACTTCGAGATCCGCAAGAACGTCCTCAAATACGACGAGGTGATGAACCAGCAGCGCAAGGTGATCTACGCCGAGCGCCGGCGGATCCTCGACGGCGAGAACCTCGCCGAGCAGGCGCACGACATGCTCGTCGACGTGATCACCGCCTACGTCGACGGCGCCACCGGCGAGGGCTACGCCGAGGACTGGGACCTCGAGCAGCTGTGGACGGCGCTCAAGACCCTGTATCCGGTGGGAATCGACTACCACGAACTGCTGCACGCCGACGATATCGGCGAGGCCGACGACCTGACCCGCGAGGAACTGCTGGAGGCGCTGCTCGCCGACGCCGAGAAGGCCTATGCGGCACGCGAGGCCAAGGTCGACGAGACCGCCGGCGCCGGGGCCATGCGGGAGTTGGAGCGCGGTGTGCTGCTGAGCGTGCTCGACCGCAAGTGGCGTGAGCACCTCTACGAGATGGACTATCTCAAGGAGGGCATCGGCCTGCGGGCGATGGCTCAGCGCGACCCGTTGGTGGAATACCAGCGCGAGGGCTTCGACATGTTCCGCGGGATGCTCGACGGACTCAAGGAGGAGTCGGTCGGATTCCTGTTCAACGTCGCCGTCGAATCCGTTCCGAAGCAGACGGTGGCACCGATGGACGCCCCCGAGGGGTTGGCGGAATTCGGATTGCGCGCCAAGGGAATCGACGGAGCCAATGGTGCCAACGGTGCCGACGGCGCCGCGGGCCTGACCTACTCCGGGCCCGACGAGGACGGCTCCGCCCAGGTGCGGCGCAACCGCGACCTGCAGGCCGCCGCCCCGGGGACCCGCCGGGAGCGCCGTGAAGCGGCTCGCCGGGAAGGCCGTGGCTCCCGGCTGCCCAAGACCCCGCGTAAGGGCTGA
- a CDS encoding DUF6912 family protein, with amino-acid sequence MRVYIPATLSMLAQLVADGSLQPVSGTAFAVTPALRESYAHGDDDELAEVALGEAALASLRLLGGAEPDPSGPGAPTRRAVLVAEVADAVARPDLDTAVVRLAGPVAFTDVIAAYVDNAAAEPAVLAALAVIDAADLGDEDAELTVGDAQDHDLAWYATQELPFLLDLL; translated from the coding sequence ATGCGGGTCTACATCCCGGCGACGCTGTCGATGCTCGCCCAACTGGTCGCCGACGGTTCGCTGCAGCCGGTGAGCGGGACGGCCTTTGCGGTCACGCCCGCGCTGCGGGAGTCCTACGCGCACGGCGACGACGACGAACTGGCCGAGGTCGCCCTCGGCGAAGCCGCCCTGGCCTCGCTGCGGCTGCTCGGCGGTGCGGAACCCGACCCGTCCGGACCGGGCGCACCCACCCGCCGTGCGGTGTTGGTCGCCGAGGTGGCCGACGCCGTCGCGCGCCCCGACCTGGATACCGCGGTGGTCCGGCTGGCCGGGCCGGTTGCGTTCACCGATGTGATCGCGGCGTATGTCGACAACGCGGCGGCCGAGCCGGCCGTCCTCGCGGCGCTCGCGGTGATCGATGCCGCCGACCTCGGCGACGAGGACGCCGAGTTGACCGTCGGCGATGCGCAGGATCACGACCTGGCCTGGTATGCGACGCAGGAGCTGCCATTCCTGCTCGACCTGCTCTGA